Part of the Bacteroidales bacterium genome, AACAAAAAGCGGAAATGCATTTTCAGGAACGCACCATTTCATACTCTGCTGTTCGGGATTTTATCGAAAACCTCCGTAAATCGCGCTGAATATGCCAGAATTTTACTCCCGCGGAAAATTTCTTATTACCGGCGAATATCTGGTGATGAAAGGTGTCCCGGCACTGGCTGTCCCTCTGAGAAAAGGACAAAAACTGACTGTTAGTCCGGCAACAGTGAAAAATTCTCTTTTGTGGGAGTCTTTTTTTAACGGAAAATTACACTTTACCTGCAGGTTGGAAATGAATCCGCTGCGAATTGTCGAAACCTCTGACCAGGAAGTTGCTGAAAGGCTTCTGAAGATATTATATCTGGCCCGCCAGATGAATCCTGAATTTCTTACCCAGGAAACTTCTTTTCATGCCGTTTCAGAGGCCGATTTTGAACCTGATTGGGGGCTGGGTAGCAGTTCGACCCTCATTTCCAACATTGCCTTCTGGGCCGGTGTGGATCCCTTCCGGCTGAATGCACCTGTTTTTAATGGTTCAGGTTATGATATCTTTTGTTCCAGAGCCTCCGGGCCGATTGTATACAGGCTCAGTGGCAATAAACCCCTCGCACGGCTGGTTTCGTTCAGGCCATCTTTTGCAGAACAGATTTTTTTTGTTTATACCGGTTCCAAAGCTAATACACGGAGCAGTCTGCAGATGCACCTGGAATCTGTTTTGTCCGCTCCGCAGACAGTACTGGATCAGATTGCCGGCCTTGCAGATCGCTTTGTTTCAGCCCAGGATCTCAACGAATTTGAAGAATGCATGCTCGTTCATGAACAGCTTATCGGAAAGATTCTGGGAAAGACTCCGGTTAAGGAGGAAAGGTTCCCTGATTTTGACGGACAGATTAAATCGCTCGGAGCATGGGGGGGCGATTTTGTAATGGTAACCTGGAAAGAGGACTTTTTTTCCCTCCACTCCTATATGCGAAAGAAGAATGCCGGACCTGTCTTTCCGTTTAATGAACTGGTACTCAATGACGAATAAATAACAGGATGAAACCCACATGTTTTGCAAATACAAACACCTTTAAAAAAATTTTATCAAACGTGTGGGTTCCATCATACCTTAGATATTAAAAGATATTAAATATGATGAAACCTCAATTTCACTCTGGAAAGGTTTCGTGGCGAAGTCCTGCCAATATTGCACTCATTAAATACTGGGGAAAAAAGCCGGGGCAGATCCCTTCAACCCCTTCATTGAGCATGACGCTCAGCAGGTCATACACGCACTGTACCGTTGCATATGATGTTCGTTCAGACCGAACCCGGTCGGAAATTATTCTGTATTTCAACGGTCAGCCTGCCCCGGAGTCTTTTGCTTCCAAAACGATTGATTTTATTCATACATTGGAAAATATTTTTTCTTCACTGCGCCACTTTGCTTTTTCCATTCATACCTTCAATTCTTTCCCTCATTCAGCAGGCATTGCATCTTCAGCATCATCAATGAGTGCTTTGGCGCTTTGCATAACTTCGATCCTTTCCGAAACAGGCGACCTTCCGGAGAACCATGATTTCCTGCAAACGGCTTCTTTTCTTGCCAGGCTGGGCTCAGGCAGCGCAGCCCGTTCAGTGTATGGCGGATACAGCCTTTGGGGCAAAACTTCCCTGGTGGAAAATAGCTCGGATGAATATGCCGTGCCATTAAGCAACATCCATCCGGTTTTCATGGAATATGGCGATGCGATCCTGGTCGTCAGTTCAGCCACAAAAGAAATTTCCAGTTCATCAGGTCATGCACTGATGCATACCCATTATTTCGGTGAGGGAAGGATAAGGCAGGCCGGCGCACGTATGGAACTATTGCTGAATGCCCTCAGCAAGGGGGAAGAACATATGTTCTCAGAGATTGTCGAAAATGAGGCACTCACCTTGCATGCGCTGATGATGAGTTCTGAACCCGGTTTTTTTCTCTTTCAACCTGAAACCATTTCCGTTTTGAAAAAAATTAAGGAATTCAGGGTGCAAACTTCCCTTCCTGTTGCATTTACCATTGATGCCGGGCCCAATGTCCATCTGCTTTATCCGCTGAGA contains:
- a CDS encoding GHMP kinase, which encodes MPEFYSRGKFLITGEYLVMKGVPALAVPLRKGQKLTVSPATVKNSLLWESFFNGKLHFTCRLEMNPLRIVETSDQEVAERLLKILYLARQMNPEFLTQETSFHAVSEADFEPDWGLGSSSTLISNIAFWAGVDPFRLNAPVFNGSGYDIFCSRASGPIVYRLSGNKPLARLVSFRPSFAEQIFFVYTGSKANTRSSLQMHLESVLSAPQTVLDQIAGLADRFVSAQDLNEFEECMLVHEQLIGKILGKTPVKEERFPDFDGQIKSLGAWGGDFVMVTWKEDFFSLHSYMRKKNAGPVFPFNELVLNDE
- a CDS encoding diphosphomevalonate decarboxylase, whose product is MMKPQFHSGKVSWRSPANIALIKYWGKKPGQIPSTPSLSMTLSRSYTHCTVAYDVRSDRTRSEIILYFNGQPAPESFASKTIDFIHTLENIFSSLRHFAFSIHTFNSFPHSAGIASSASSMSALALCITSILSETGDLPENHDFLQTASFLARLGSGSAARSVYGGYSLWGKTSLVENSSDEYAVPLSNIHPVFMEYGDAILVVSSATKEISSSSGHALMHTHYFGEGRIRQAGARMELLLNALSKGEEHMFSEIVENEALTLHALMMSSEPGFFLFQPETISVLKKIKEFRVQTSLPVAFTIDAGPNVHLLYPLRNRKEVMQFIASELEPLCENRQWIDDEIGMGPVKLPEEV